The following coding sequences are from one Nodularia sp. LEGE 06071 window:
- a CDS encoding secondary thiamine-phosphate synthase enzyme YjbQ, whose protein sequence is MAHYQKLLKISTTGKNFQNITAKIAATVAESGVETGLCTLFLRHTSASLVIQENADPDVLVDLANFMAKLVPEGGKYIHDAEGADDMPAHIRTALTHTSEQIPINRGHLVLGTWQGIYIWEHRQRSHTRELVIHISD, encoded by the coding sequence ATGGCTCACTACCAAAAACTCCTAAAAATTTCGACTACGGGCAAAAATTTTCAGAATATCACTGCCAAAATTGCCGCCACTGTCGCAGAGTCTGGGGTGGAAACAGGTCTTTGTACCTTATTTTTACGCCATACTTCCGCCAGTTTAGTGATCCAAGAAAATGCCGACCCGGATGTACTGGTGGATTTAGCCAACTTTATGGCAAAACTCGTGCCAGAAGGCGGCAAATACATTCACGATGCTGAAGGCGCAGACGATATGCCGGCACATATCCGGACAGCACTTACCCATACTTCTGAACAAATTCCCATAAATCGCGGTCATTTAGTCCTGGGAACTTGGCAAGGCATTTATATTTGGGAACACCGTCAGCGTAGTCATACAAGAGAATTAGTTATCCACATTTCTGATTAG
- the psb35 gene encoding photosystem II assembly protein Psb35, with product MNLLMQTAAEAAAQGSHFPLAFTLVYVVGFIAAVTIGSIAWYNSKRPAGWESKERPDFVPKVEKEETPGVGEPKS from the coding sequence ATGAATTTATTGATGCAAACAGCTGCTGAAGCAGCTGCACAAGGTTCACATTTTCCTTTAGCTTTTACCTTGGTGTATGTAGTTGGTTTTATTGCTGCTGTCACCATTGGTTCTATCGCTTGGTACAACTCCAAACGACCTGCTGGTTGGGAAAGCAAAGAGCGTCCTGATTTTGTACCTAAAGTTGAAAAAGAAGAAACTCCGGGGGTGGGTGAACCGAAGTCTTAA
- a CDS encoding TerB family tellurite resistance protein, which produces MVTDSHVKNLVKILIGAAWIDGKIQPEERQYLREIAQAKGLATDPEIKPWLYELVPVKPKECYAWVEEYLGDRPSLEDCENLIEAISGLIYSDGEVAVEEARLLTKLQELTKLNESTQPAYTALLKQIQKLYRRWVDVQN; this is translated from the coding sequence ATGGTTACTGATTCCCATGTGAAAAACTTAGTTAAAATTTTGATTGGTGCGGCTTGGATTGATGGTAAAATCCAGCCTGAAGAACGGCAATATTTGCGGGAGATAGCTCAAGCAAAAGGTTTGGCGACTGATCCAGAGATTAAGCCTTGGCTATACGAATTGGTTCCTGTGAAACCAAAAGAATGTTATGCCTGGGTAGAAGAATATTTAGGCGATCGCCCTAGCCTCGAAGATTGCGAAAATCTCATTGAGGCTATCAGTGGATTAATTTACAGTGATGGCGAAGTGGCTGTAGAAGAAGCACGACTGCTGACCAAACTACAGGAGTTAACAAAGCTGAATGAATCTACTCAACCAGCTTATACAGCCTTGCTTAAGCAAATTCAAAAGCTTTATCGTCGCTGGGTTGATGTGCAGAACTAA
- a CDS encoding 16S rRNA (cytosine(967)-C(5))-methyltransferase: MTNPRQIAFNALRDVHKGAYADVALNRGLQKVSLPNHDRRLLTELVYGSVRRQRTLDALIDQLATKKSHQQPKDLRSILHLGLYQLRYQERIPASAAVNTTVELAKENGFSGLTGFVNGLLRQYIRLAEKLPEPLKLPENPVERLGILHSFPDWIIQVWLDQLDLVETENLCDWMNQTPTIDLRINPLRSSIEEVEAALESAGILTRRVTHSPQALRLIGSSGAIQNLPGFSEGWWSVQDASAQLVGYLLNPQPGDVVIDACAAPGGKTTHIAELMGDEGEIWACDRTASRLRKLKENAQRLHLQSIQICTGDSRNLPQFYNKGDRLLLDAPCSGLGTLHRHADARWRQTPESVQELSMLQTELISQTSQFVKPGGVLVYATCTLHPAENEGVISTFLNQHPHWQIQPPGVDSPDSADSTPQGWLKVWPHRQNMDGFFMVRLRKANDSE; encoded by the coding sequence GGGCTGCAAAAAGTTAGCTTGCCGAATCACGATCGCCGTTTGCTGACAGAATTAGTCTATGGCAGTGTCAGAAGACAACGCACCCTCGATGCGCTGATTGACCAACTCGCTACTAAGAAATCTCACCAACAACCCAAAGACCTCCGCAGCATCTTACATCTGGGTCTATACCAACTGCGTTATCAAGAGCGTATCCCCGCTTCGGCGGCTGTGAACACCACTGTGGAACTAGCTAAGGAAAATGGCTTTTCTGGTCTGACGGGTTTTGTCAATGGTCTATTGCGGCAATACATCCGGTTAGCGGAGAAATTACCAGAGCCTCTAAAGTTGCCTGAAAATCCTGTGGAACGTTTGGGAATTTTACACAGCTTTCCCGATTGGATTATTCAGGTTTGGTTAGACCAACTGGATTTGGTGGAAACAGAAAATCTCTGTGATTGGATGAACCAAACACCGACAATTGATTTGCGGATTAATCCTCTTCGCAGTTCTATTGAGGAAGTTGAGGCGGCTTTGGAGTCGGCGGGAATTTTAACGCGGCGAGTTACCCATTCACCCCAAGCTTTAAGATTAATTGGTAGTAGTGGAGCGATCCAAAATCTGCCTGGTTTTAGTGAGGGTTGGTGGTCTGTACAAGATGCTAGCGCTCAACTGGTGGGTTATTTACTCAATCCCCAACCCGGTGATGTGGTGATTGATGCTTGTGCCGCCCCTGGGGGAAAAACTACTCATATTGCTGAGTTAATGGGGGATGAGGGAGAAATTTGGGCTTGCGATCGCACTGCTTCCCGGTTGCGTAAACTGAAAGAAAATGCTCAACGCCTGCATTTACAATCTATTCAAATTTGTACAGGTGATAGCCGCAATTTACCGCAATTTTACAATAAAGGCGATCGCCTCTTACTCGATGCCCCATGCTCTGGCTTGGGAACCCTACACCGTCACGCCGATGCACGTTGGCGACAAACACCAGAATCTGTCCAGGAACTTTCGATGTTGCAAACAGAACTCATATCACAGACATCGCAGTTTGTCAAACCCGGCGGTGTACTTGTTTATGCCACTTGTACTCTACATCCAGCCGAAAATGAAGGTGTGATTTCTACATTTTTAAATCAGCATCCCCATTGGCAAATTCAGCCTCCAGGCGTTGATTCCCCGGATTCCGCCGATTCCACACCCCAAGGCTGGCTTAAAGTCTGGCCTCATCGACAGAACATGGATGGCTTTTTTATGGTGCGCTTAAGAAAAGCCAACGATTCCGAATGA